One stretch of Oncorhynchus clarkii lewisi isolate Uvic-CL-2024 chromosome 1, UVic_Ocla_1.0, whole genome shotgun sequence DNA includes these proteins:
- the LOC139405736 gene encoding small EDRK-rich factor 2-like, whose protein sequence is MSRINAFSRSKVNRILSVHSWQAWQPSPDRLPRNNNMTRGNQRDLARARNAKKQGNDKGKKADDGMSAAARKLRDAEIMQQKQKKANDPKPADEKAK, encoded by the exons ATGTCTCGTATTAACGCGTTCAGTCGCAGTAAAGTAAATCGAATATTGTCGGTGCACAGCTGGCAGGCTTGGCAGCCTTCTCCAGACCGTTTACCTAGAAACAACAACATGACAA GGGGGAATCAGCGTGACCTTGCTCGTGCTAGAAATGCCAAAAAACAAGGGAATGACAAGGGAAAGAAGGCTGATGATGGCATGTCTGCAGCTGCGAGGAAGCTGAG GGATGCAGAGATAATGCAACAGAAGCAGAAAAAAGCCAATGACCCTAAGCCGGCCGACGAGAAAGCCAAATAG
- the LOC139405746 gene encoding ras and EF-hand domain-containing protein-like, translating into MDKPSLQRLFSACDINKSGVIEYEDFTVVCRELNVPEDEIKTLFNKFGASEDGCINYSNFSSRFQEVSETLDLASFGASPQSQGSPWEEFQSRMDDATGLLSGRLRDQLAELHQAMYISEPLLLQQYEGLVDALVSESKDHRLESEQLETSLRRTEELNTSQLTELEEDMQQQLACVEVRVREEEHKRMEGVMAALQRRHENEVADLHTVMDRLLKSQGESELNSSRQDVDKLQNQISELTQEKEQLRTSLFKAQTNISILQVEMDKLKNMYADQKLQHERESDELKKMVIEYQSYSSHIEILQAMNKKLYDSNDGLRSALVNDVASSKRRLSPNNEIPARRMKPVRQSTLINSEGAHTTVGSSKTSNSHVASWADTYPDSGVSLPMDTTESSGSESDSDDSTETVHHSYSYVPSDIEISDVKLEASQAILSVAPSKASSIASSIRRRLSAFPMKQTEADLVDTGGPECPGPMYRLVLAGDAGSGKSSFLLRLSLNEFRGDIQTTLGVDFQIKKMLVDGEKTNLQIWDTAGQERFRSIARSYFRKAHGVLLLYDVTSESSFLNVREWMDQIQESTDEQLPMCVIGNKVDLREDRPEGSCVSTVDGEKLARTYNALFCETSAKEGTNIVEAVLHLAREVKKNVKLRRQSESQVKLSLSSSKKALTNCCRV; encoded by the exons ATGGACAAACCCAGCCTCCAGAGACTGTTTTCAGCGTGTGACATTAATAAATCTGGTGTGATTGAATACGAAGACTTTACAGTTGTTTGTCGAGAGCTGAATGTGCCTGAAGACGAAATCAAAACTTTATTCAACAAATTCGGCGCTAGTGAAGATGGATGTATTAATTACAGCAATTTTTCATCACGGTTTCAAGAGGTTTCAGAAACATTGGATTTGGCCTCTTTTGGAGCGTCTCCTCAAAGTCAAGGGAGTCCCTGGGAAGAGTTCCAGAGCAGGATGGACGATGCAACCGGTCTCCTCTCAGGAAG ACTGCGGGATCAGTTGGCTGAACTTCACCAAGCCATGTACATCTCAGAACCTTTGTTGTTGCAACAATATGAGGGACTTGTCGATGCTCTTGTCAGTGAAAGCAAGGACCACAGGCTTGAGAGTGAGCAGCTGGAAACCAGTTTGAGAAG AACAGAGGAGCTGAACACCAGTCAGTTGACAGAGCTGGAGGAGGACATGCAGCAGCAGCTTGCCTGTGTAGAGGTCAGGGTGAGAGAAGAG GAGCATAAGAGAATGGAGGGAGTCATGGCGGCACTCCAGAGAAGGCATGAGAATGAGGTGGCAGACCTGCACACTGTAATGGACAGGTTGTTAAAG TCCCAAGGGGAATCTGAACTCAACAGTTCCAGGCAAGATGTTGACAAACTACAGAACCAAATAAGTGAACTGACTCAG GAAAAGGAGCAGTTACGGACTTCTCTCTTCAAAGCGCAGACAAACATCTCCATTCTGCAGGTAGAGATGGACAAGCTGAAGAACATGTATGCAGACCAGAAACTTCAGCATGAGAG AGAAAGTGATGAACTGAAAAAGATGGTTATTGAATACCAGTCTTACTCCAGTCACATTGAAATTCTCCA GGCCATGAACAAAAAGCTGTATGACAGCAATGATGGCTTGCGCTCTGCCTTAGTCAACGATGTGGCATCAAGTAAAAGGAGG CTATCCCCCAACAATGAAATCCCAGCTCGAAGAATGAAGCCAGTTCGACAAAGCACGCTTATAAA TTCAGAGGGAGCGCACACAACTGTAGGATCCAGTAAAACGTCCAACTCCCATGTAGCCAGCTGGGCTGATACATACCCGGACAGCGGTGTGTCCTTGCCTATGGACACTACTGAAAGCTCAGGCAGCGAGTCTGACAGTGATGACTCTACAGAAACAGTACACCATAGTTATTCATATGTGCCCTCAGACATTGAG ATATCAGATGTGAAATTGGAAGCAAGTCAGGCAATACTGTCTGTAGCTCCCAGCAAAGCTAGTTCCATTGCGTCATCCATCCGGAGACGCTTGTCTGCTTTCCCAATGAAG CAAACAGAAGCAGACCTTGTTGACACTGGTGGCCCTGAGTGCCCTGGACCCATGTATCGGTTAGTTTTGGCGGGAGATGCAGGATCAGGGAAGTCCAGCTTTCTATTGCGGTTGAGTCTCAATGAGTTCAGGGGAGATATTCAGACGACGTTGG GAGTTGATTTCCAAATCAAGAAGATGTTGGTGGATGGAGAAAAAACAAACCTCCAGATATGGGATACTGCTGGACAAGAGAG GTTCCGCAGTATTGCCAGGTCTTATTTCCGTAAAGCCCATGGAGTCTTACTGCTGTATGATGTCACTTCTGAAAGCAGCTTCCTTAATGTCAGAGAGTGGATGGACCAGATTCAG GAATCCACAGATGAGCAACTCCCAATGTGTGTGATTGGGAATAAAGTGGACCTGCGGGAAGATCGACCAGAGGGAAGCTGTGTCAGCACTGTTGATGGGGAAAAGCTGGCAAGG acatacaATGCCCTGTTCTGTGAAACTAGTGCTAAAGAGGGAACTAATATAGTGGAGGCAGTACTTCACCTGGCAAG AGAAGTTAAGAAAAATGTGAAACTGAGACGGCAATCAGAGTCACAGGTGAAGTTGAGTTTAAGCAGTTCAAAGAAAGCTCTGACCAACTGCTGCAGAGTATAA